One genomic segment of Ricinus communis isolate WT05 ecotype wild-type chromosome 5, ASM1957865v1, whole genome shotgun sequence includes these proteins:
- the LOC8264122 gene encoding mannosyl-oligosaccharide 1,2-alpha-mannosidase MNS3 — MSNSLPYSMKDVHYANAKFRQRSFLKVISQSSIANNLKRECVSCSTGKFLMLLMMFGLAYLMLTHTSTAHSFSDGLAINGSEEGTVTTVSNSRLGKLFRKPPRLPPRLSPDEKVSIQKLNANSKWLERQQKVKDAFIHAWSGYKKYAMGYDELMPLSHRGVDGLGGLGATVVDALDTAMIMGADEIVSEAGLWIETHLSDRISKKGQVNLFETTIRVLGGLLSAYHLSGGEQGTNSMHKEPKPIVYLEIARNLADRLLLAFTSSPTPIPFSDVVLHEPSAHRSPDGLSSTSEASTLQLEFNYLSTVSGDPKYSMEAMKVLAHMKNLPKVEGLVPIYISPDTGEFSGENIRLGSRGDSYYEYLIKVWLQQGTSRDTNFTYLHNMYEEAMKGVRHLLVQKSLPNGLVFVGELPYGPNGSFSPKMDHLVCFLPGTLALGATKGISKEKAMKDNLLKFEDFENLKLAEDLAKTCFEMYSVTSTGLAPEIAYFQTKEYSEDGLDGGNKSSKFIDDVIIKHADRHNLLRPETVESLFVLYRITEDPKYREWGWQIFEAFEKYTKVQSGGYSSLDDVTVLPPRRRDKMETFYLGETLKYLYLLFGDSSIIPLDKFVFNTEAHPFPIKGT; from the exons ATGTCGAATTCCCTTCCTTATTCCATGAAAGATGTCCACTATGCTAACGCCAAGTTTCGTCAACGTTCTTTTCTCAag GTGATCTCGCAGTCATCGATTGCTAATAACTTAAAGCGTGAATGTGTAAGTTGTAGCACAGGGAAGTTTCTAATGTTATTGATGATGTTTGGTTTAGCATATCTTATGCTAACACATACAAGTACTGCCCATTCCTTTTCTGATGGACTAGCAATAAATGGTAGTGAAGAAGGTACCGTCACTACAGTTAGCAATAGTAGACTTGGAAAATTATTTAGGAAACCACCGCGGCTTCCTCCAAGATTATCACCTGACGAAAAGGTTAGCATTCAGAAGCTAAATGCTAATTCGAAGTGGTTAGAACGACAACAAAAAGTAAAGGATGCTTTTATCCATGCTTGGTCTGgctataaaaaatatgcaaTGGGTTATGATGAACTTATGCCACTGAGCCATCGGGGAGTTGATGGCTTAGGAGGTTTAGGTGCTACTGTTGTGGATGCTCTGGATACAGCCATGATAATGGGTGCTGATGAAATTGTTTCTGAAGCAGGATTGTGGATTGAGACACACCTTTCTGATAGGATTAGTAAGAAAGGCcaagttaatttatttgaaactACAATTCGTGTCTTGGGTGGTCTTTTAAGTGCATATCATTTAAGTGGAGGGGAGCAAGGGACTAACTCTATGCATAAAGAGCCAAAGCCAATTGTTTATTTAGAAATTGCTAGAAACTTGGCTGATCGTTTACTATTGGCTTTTACTTCTAGTCCAACTCCTATTCCCTTTAGTGATGTTGTTCTACATGAACCCTCAGCGCATCGTTCTCCTGACGGTCTGAGTAGTACTTCAGAAGCTTCAACTTTGCAGCTTGAGTTCAATTATCTCAGTACTGTTTCTGGTGATCCCAAGTACAGCATGGAAGCTATGAAGGTTTTGGCTCATATGAAGAATCTTCCTAAAGTAGAAGGCCTGGTTCCTATCTATATCAG CCCTGACACTGGTGAATTCAGTGGAGAAAATATTAGACTGGGATCTCGTGGTGACAGCTATTATGAGTACCTAATTAAAGTATGGCTTCAGCAGGGAACCAGTCGAGATACCAATTTTACTTATCTACACAACATGTATGAGGAGGCTATGAAGGGTGTTAGGCACCTCCTTGTTCAGAAGTCCCTCCCAAATGGATTGGTTTTTGTTGGGGAGTTGCCTTATGGACCGAACGGCTCTTTTAGTCCCAAAATGGATCACTTG GTGTGCTTTTTGCCTGGTACACTTGCTCTTGGTGCCACTAAGGGTATCTCGAAGGAAAAGGCAATGAAAGACAATCTGCTTAAATTTGAAGACTTCGAAAATTTAAAGCTCGCTGAAGATTTAGCAAAGACATGCTTTGAAATGTATTCAGTAACATCTACTGGTCTTGCCCCAGAAATTGCTTATTTTCAGACCAAG GAATACTCTGAAGATGGGCTTGATGGTGGGAATAAGAGTTCAAAGTTTATTGATGACGTAATAATCAAACATGCTGATCGCCACAATCTGTTGCGCCCTGAAACTGTAGAATCACTGTTTGTGCTGTATCGAATCACTGAGGATcccaa ATACCGTGAATGGGGTTGGCAGATCTTTGAAGCATTTGAGAAGTACACCAAGGTCCAATCTGGTGGATATAGCTCTTTAGATGATGTCACTGTGCTTCCTCCTCGGAGAAGAGACAAGATGGAGACCTTTTATTTGGGAGAGACTCTGAAGTATCTGTACTTGCTGTTTGGAGATAGCTCTATCATACCATTGGACAAGTTTGTCTTTAACACAGAAGCACATCCTTTTCCTATTAAAGGGACATGA
- the LOC8264124 gene encoding nuclear intron maturase 1, mitochondrial: MSVRTLIKHLPSTSSFYKSLRSFSSLPIHQDPYSLLKQDPIEICTSLWVKSFSSPPNTTFPNLTGFLSKLDLWVLAYQRSCAQVTGTFPPRNALHSQTLHSLLSLQNAVVHNRFKWNDKTRQIIRSPNDKPFTKLVSKTKLKAMVNSNDPCFQDRVVQEVLLMVLEPFFEARFSGKSHAFRPGRNAHTVIRTIRSNFAGYLWFLRGDLSEIFYAVDANFVLECVEKVVKDKKVLNLVKDALKSPMRNQELEKRSDRKELRKKKKKKATKKRILNENEPKPDPYWLRTFFDFAPEEAVNIPNYGYCGILSPLLANICLNELDQIMEEKIVKFFRPNKSDSIWKDSIDDGCHNPSWPEFVPSSGKEKTRKIDYIRYGGHFLIGVRGPREDAVQTQKEIIEFCENKLGIRLDNSKIEIEHISRGIQFLDHIICRRVIHPTLHYTASGGKIVSEKGVGTLLSVTASLQQCIRQFRRLAFVKGDKDPEPLPCNPMLYSSQAHSNAQMNKFLETMAEWYRYADNRKKVVGFCAYVIRSSLAKLYAARYRLKSRAKVYKIASRNLSRPLRESSNSSAPEYSDLLRMGLVDAIEGVQFSHMSSIPSCDYTPFPRIWVPDHERVLHEYIRLQDPKFFCDLHRSIKHQGLTLPQDEISEIVWEYKTLGIRRNQSSGEKELNSTPENVDKTS, from the coding sequence ATGTCAGTGAGGACACTCATCAAACACCTTCCCTCCACATCTTCCTTTTACAAATCCCTTCGCTCATTTTCCTCTCTCCCAATTCATCAAGACCCATACTCTCTCCTCAAACAAGACCCAATCGAAATCTGCACTTCTCTTTGGGTCAAATCCTTTTCTTCACCACCAAACACAACTTTCCCCAACCTAACTGGCTTTCTCTCAAAACTTGACCTTTGGGTCCTTGCTTACCAGCGTTCCTGCGCTCAGGTCACCGGCACGTTCCCTCCTCGTAATGCTCTCCATTCCCAGACTCTGCattctcttctctctctccaaAACGCTGTGGTTCATAACCGCTTTAAATGGAACGATAAGACTCGCCAGATCATCCGAAGTCCAAACGACAAGCCGTTCACAAAACTGGTCTCTAAAACGAAGCTTAAGGCAATGGTGAATTCAAATGATCCGTGTTTTCAGGACCGGGTGGTTCAGGAGGTGCTGTTAATGGTGCTGGAGCCATTTTTTGAAGCCCGATTTTCAGGCAAGTCCCATGCGTTTAGACCTGGAAGGAATGCACATACTGTGATTAGAACTATAAGGAGTAATTTTGCAGGGTATTTATGGTTTTTAAGAGGTGATTTaagtgaaattttttatgCAGTTGATgctaattttgttttggaatGTGTTGAAAAGGTTGTTAAAGATAAGAAAGTTTTGAACTTGGTAAAAGATGCACTCAAATCACCAATGAGAAATCAAGAATTAGAGAAGAGAAGTGATAGGAAAGagttgagaaagaagaagaaaaagaaggctacaaagaagagaattttgaatgaaaaTGAGCCAAAACCTGACCCTTATTGGTTACgaactttctttgattttgcACCAGAGGAGGCAGTGAATATACCCAATTATGGTTATTGTGGGATATTGAGTCCATTGCTTGCTAATATTTGTCTTAATGAATTGGATCAAATAATGGAAGAGAAGATAGTTAAGTTCTTTAGGCCAAATAAAAGCGATTCAATTTGGAAAGACTCAATTGATGATGGGTGTCATAACCCTTCTTGGCCGGAATTTGTTCCATCTAGCGGGAAGGAGAAGACTAGGAAAATAGATTACATTCGATATGGAGGTCATTTTTTGATTGGTGTTCGAGGGCCTAGGGAGGATGCAGTGCAAACGCAGAAAGAAATTATTGAGTTTTGTGAGAATAAGTTGGGGATCAGGTTGGATAATTCTAAGATTGAGATTGAACACATATCTAGGGGAATTCAGTTTTTAGATCATATAATTTGTCGTAGAGTTATACACCCTACACTTCATTATACAGCAAGTGGAGGTAAAATTGTAAGTGAAAAGGGTGTGGGGACTTTGCTTTCTGTTACTGCTAGCTTGCAACAGTGTATCCGGCAATTTAGGCGACTTGCATTTGTTAAGGGCGATAAAGATCCAGAGCCATTGCCTTGTAATCCTATGCTTTATTCAAGTCAAGCTCACAGTAATGCGCAAATGAACAAGTTTCTTGAGACCATGGCTGAATGGTATAGATATGCTGATAACCGAAAGAAAGTTGTGGGATTTTGTGCATATGTGATACGTAGCTCATTAGCTAAACTTTATGCTGCCCGGTATAGACTAAAATCTCGTGCTAAGGTGTATAAGATTGCTTCACGTAATCTCAGTCGACCGCTTAGGGAGAGTAGTAATAGTTCTGCTCCTGAATATTCTGATCTTTTGAGGATGGGACTTGTGGATGCAATTGAAGGTGTTCAATTCTCCCATATGTCTTCGATTCCCTCTTGTGATTATACTCCATTTCCAAGAATTTGGGTTCCAGATCATGAACGGGTTTTGCATGAGTATATTAGACTACAAGACCCAAAATTCTTTTGCGACTTGCATAGATCAATAAAACATCAAGGTTTGACTTTGCCTCAAGATGAGATATCTGAGATTGTCTGGGAATACAAGACCCTTGGAATTCGGAGAAACCAATCTAGTGgagaaaaagaactaaatagTACTCCCGAAAATGTAGACAAGACTTCATAA
- the LOC8264126 gene encoding 60S ribosomal protein L18a isoform X2 encodes MSDEGKNRGVTGNPQGEYYGTFQGVANYYPSVPPPSLHPIVGFPQPVPPHGSNPNPYYYVHNTIPTGYAVIEARPLIEHRLPCCGLGMGWFLFIVGFFLGGIPWYVGTFILLCVQVDYREKPGYAACAIAFHQYQVVGRGLPTEADDHPKIYRMKLWATNEFRAKSKFWYFLRKLKKVKKSNGQVLAINEIFEKNPTKIKNYGIWLRYQSRTGYHNMYKEYRDTTLNGAVEQMYTEMASRHRVRFPCIQIIKTATIPAKLCKRESTKQFHNSKIKFPLVFKKVRPPTRKLKTTYKASRPNLFM; translated from the exons ATGAGCGATGAAGGGAAAAACAGGGGTGTTACGGGCAACCCGCAAGGCGAGTATTATGGGACATTTCAGGGCGTCGCCAACTACTACCCTTCTGTTCCACCGCCATCGCTCCACCCTATCGTCGGTTTCCCACAGCCGGTTCCACCTCATGGATCCAACCCTAATCCTTACTACTATGTACATAATACCATTCCGACAG GTTATGCGGTTATTGAAGCTAGACCCCTGATTGAACATAGGCTACCATGCTGTGGTCTGGGCATGGGATGGTTCTT GTTTATTGTTGGCTTCTTTTTAGGTGGCATTCCTTGGTATGTTGGGACTTTTATTCTACTTTGTGTACAAGTGGATTACAGAGAAAAACCTGGATATGCTGCATGTGCAATAGCT TTTCACCAGTACCAGGTTGTTGGGAGAGGATTGCCGACGGAGGCTGATGACCACCCCAAGATTTACCGGATGAAGCTGTGGGCCACCAATGAGTTTCGGGCTAAGTCCAAGTTCTG GTACTTCCTTAGGAAGCTGAAGAAGGTGAAGAAGAGCAATGGCCAAGTCCTTGCTATCAATGAG ATCTTTGAGAAAAACCCAACCAAGATCAAGAACTATGGAATATGGCTGCGCTACCAAAGTCGAACTGGGTACCACAATATGTACAAGGAATACCGAGATACCACACTTAATGGTGCTGTTGAACAAATGTACACTGAGATGGCTTCTCGTCACAGAGTCAGGTTCCCTTGTATTCAGATTATTAAGACTGCAACTATTCCAGCTAAGCTATGCAAGAGAGAGAGCACCAAGCAGTTCCACAACTCCAAGATTAAGTTTCCATTGGTGTTCAAGAAGGTTAGACCACCAACCAGAAAGCTCAAGACAACATACAAGGCATCCAGGCCTAACTTATTTATGTAA
- the LOC8264126 gene encoding 60S ribosomal protein L18a isoform X1, translating to MVVYRFHQYQVVGRGLPTEADDHPKIYRMKLWATNEFRAKSKFWYFLRKLKKVKKSNGQVLAINEIFEKNPTKIKNYGIWLRYQSRTGYHNMYKEYRDTTLNGAVEQMYTEMASRHRVRFPCIQIIKTATIPAKLCKRESTKQFHNSKIKFPLVFKKVRPPTRKLKTTYKASRPNLFM from the exons ATGGTTGTTTACAGG TTTCACCAGTACCAGGTTGTTGGGAGAGGATTGCCGACGGAGGCTGATGACCACCCCAAGATTTACCGGATGAAGCTGTGGGCCACCAATGAGTTTCGGGCTAAGTCCAAGTTCTG GTACTTCCTTAGGAAGCTGAAGAAGGTGAAGAAGAGCAATGGCCAAGTCCTTGCTATCAATGAG ATCTTTGAGAAAAACCCAACCAAGATCAAGAACTATGGAATATGGCTGCGCTACCAAAGTCGAACTGGGTACCACAATATGTACAAGGAATACCGAGATACCACACTTAATGGTGCTGTTGAACAAATGTACACTGAGATGGCTTCTCGTCACAGAGTCAGGTTCCCTTGTATTCAGATTATTAAGACTGCAACTATTCCAGCTAAGCTATGCAAGAGAGAGAGCACCAAGCAGTTCCACAACTCCAAGATTAAGTTTCCATTGGTGTTCAAGAAGGTTAGACCACCAACCAGAAAGCTCAAGACAACATACAAGGCATCCAGGCCTAACTTATTTATGTAA
- the LOC112534916 gene encoding cytochrome b561 domain-containing protein At4g18260: protein MQIFHLLASLSMLLFFITVIPFVSCSSHADVRDHKLSPKKKSDVALHGILLWVSMGLLGPLGILTIRMSHKEEGGKRKVIFYLHLVLQVLSVLLATAGAIMSIKSFENSFDNNHQRIGLALYAAVWVQAVIGFLRPLRGSKRRSTWYFLHWLLGTVISLVGIINIYTGLNAYHKRLSGNARIWTILFTAQISFMAFFYLFQDKWEYIQKQGVILGNTEPTNQVIPQSDAQKVLVPEACSKRNALRNLFD from the exons ATGCAAATTTTTCATTTGCTAGCATCACTGTCTATGCTTCTCTTCTTTATTACTGTCATACCATTTGTTTCTTGCTCATCTCATGCAGATGTGAGGGATCACAAG CTAAGTCCTAAGAAGAAATCTGATGTTGCTCTTCATGGGATTCTCTTATGGGTCTCCATGGGATTGTTAGGACCTCTTGGCATACTCACTATTAGAATGTCACATAAAGAGGAAGGTGGAAAAAGGAAAGTTATCTTCTACCTCCATCTAGTTTTGCag GTATTGTCAGTGCTACTTGCCACGGCTGGTGCTATCATGTCCATAAAATCCTTTGAAAATTCATTTGATAACAATCACCAAAGAATAGGTCTAGCACTTTACGCTGCTGTTTGGGTGCAAGCTGTAATTGGATTTCTAAGACCTCTTAG AGGgagtaaaagaagaagcacATGGTACTTTCTGCATTGGTTACTTGGGACAGTAATCTCTCTAGTCGGGATCATCAACATCTACACAGGCTTAAATGCATACCACAAGAGATTATCAGGAAATGCAAGGATTTGGACTATACTTTTCACAGCCCAAATctctttcatggctttcttCTACCTTTTTCAAGACAAATGGGAATACATACAAAAGCAAGGGGTGATTTTAGGCAATACTGAGCCCACCAATCAAGTCATTCCTCAGAGTGATGCTCAAAAGGTGTTGGTGCCTGAAGCATGTAGCAAGAGAAATGCACTCAGAAATTTGTTTGACTAG